The following are encoded together in the Pseudomonas sp. IB20 genome:
- the urtB gene encoding urea ABC transporter permease subunit UrtB: MPTALYRLILALLLMLPFAAHASDAEDFLNANPMQQAKLLQDWAAQPDPARIELVDALQQGQLTVNGETKTVRLNNRLRGLIDNAQASQQLLAADPKVRLVAAQTLQKTAVPAQLKFLDQQVAAETNEGVHTALSLALANLQLVDTDPVVRLAAVRLLGSTGDPLARTRLEALLAPGVETDAAVHTAAETSLAQVKRKLMVGEILGQAFSGMSLGSILLLAALGLAITFGLLGVINMAHGEMLMLGAYSTYMVQLMMQRYVPAAIEFYPLIALPVAFFVTAAIGMALERTVIRHLYGRPLETLLATWGISLMLIQLVRLVFGAQNVEVSNPAWLSGGIQVLPNLVLPYNRIVIIAFALCVVVLTWLLLNKTRLGLNVRAVTQNRNMAACCGVPTGRVDMLAFGLGSGIAGLGGVALSQIGNVGPDLGQSYIIDSFLVVVLGGVGQLAGSVMAAFGLGIANKILEPQIGAVLGKILILALIILFIQKRPQGLFALKGRVID, translated from the coding sequence ATGCCCACTGCCCTCTACCGCTTGATCCTGGCCTTGCTGCTCATGCTGCCTTTCGCCGCACACGCCAGCGACGCCGAAGATTTCCTCAACGCCAACCCGATGCAACAAGCCAAGCTGCTCCAGGACTGGGCCGCCCAGCCCGACCCGGCGCGCATCGAGCTGGTGGACGCGCTGCAACAAGGCCAGCTCACGGTCAATGGTGAAACCAAAACCGTTCGCTTGAACAACCGCCTACGCGGCCTGATCGACAACGCACAGGCCAGCCAGCAATTGCTCGCGGCCGACCCCAAGGTGCGCCTGGTCGCCGCGCAAACCCTGCAAAAAACCGCTGTACCTGCGCAGCTCAAATTCCTCGACCAGCAGGTCGCCGCCGAAACCAACGAGGGCGTGCACACCGCCCTCAGCCTGGCCCTGGCTAACCTGCAACTGGTCGACACCGACCCGGTCGTGCGCCTCGCTGCCGTGCGTTTGCTCGGCAGCACTGGCGACCCCCTGGCCCGCACGCGCCTTGAAGCGTTGCTCGCGCCCGGTGTCGAAACCGACGCCGCCGTGCACACCGCTGCCGAGACCAGCCTGGCCCAGGTCAAACGCAAATTGATGGTCGGCGAGATCCTCGGCCAGGCCTTCAGCGGCATGTCCTTGGGCTCGATCCTGCTGCTCGCGGCCTTGGGTTTGGCGATAACCTTCGGCCTGCTCGGCGTGATCAACATGGCCCACGGCGAGATGCTGATGCTTGGCGCGTATTCCACTTACATGGTGCAGCTGATGATGCAGCGCTATGTGCCCGCCGCGATTGAGTTCTACCCGCTGATCGCGCTGCCGGTGGCATTCTTCGTCACCGCCGCCATCGGCATGGCCCTGGAACGCACGGTGATTCGTCACCTCTACGGCCGCCCATTGGAAACCCTGCTCGCCACCTGGGGCATCAGCTTGATGCTGATCCAGCTGGTGCGCCTGGTGTTCGGTGCGCAGAACGTCGAAGTGTCCAACCCCGCCTGGCTGTCCGGTGGCATTCAAGTGCTGCCCAACTTGGTGCTGCCGTACAACCGCATCGTGATCATCGCGTTTGCACTGTGCGTGGTGGTGCTGACCTGGCTGCTGCTGAACAAGACCCGCCTGGGCCTCAACGTGCGTGCGGTCACCCAGAACCGCAACATGGCCGCCTGCTGCGGCGTACCCACCGGGCGGGTGGACATGCTCGCCTTTGGCCTGGGCTCCGGTATCGCAGGTTTAGGTGGTGTGGCCCTGAGCCAAATTGGCAACGTCGGCCCGGACCTGGGCCAGAGCTACATCATCGACTCGTTCCTGGTGGTGGTGCTCGGCGGTGTCGGCCAGTTGGCCGGTAGCGTGATGGCCGCCTTCGGCTTGGGCATCGCCAACAAAATTCTCGAACCGCAGATCGGTGCCGTGCTCGGCAAGATCCTGATCCTCGCGCTGATCATTCTGTTTATCCAGAAACGCCCGCAAGGACTCTTCGCACTGAAAGGACGGGTGATCGACTGA
- the urtA gene encoding urea ABC transporter substrate-binding protein, protein MQRRSLIKAFTLSASIAAMGLTWTVQAAETIKVGILHSLSGTMAISETSLKDMALMTIDEINAKGGVNGKMLEPVVVDPASNWPLFAEKGRQLLTQDKVAVVFGCWTSVSRKSVLPVFEELNGLLFYPVQYEGEEMSPNVFYTGAAPNQQAIPAVEYLMSEEGGGAKRFFLLGTDYVYPRTTNKILRSFLHSKGVADKDIEEVYTPFGHADYQTIVANIKKFSAGGKTAVISTVNGDSNVPFYKELANQGLKATDVPVVAFSVGEEELRGIDTKPLVGNLAAWNYFQSVENPVNKKFVADWKAYAKAHNLPGADKAVTNDPMEATYVGIHMWAQAAQKAKSTDVDKVREALAGQTFAAPSGFTLTMDKTNHHLHKPVMIGEIQADGQFSVVWQTQEPIRAQPWSPYIPGNDKKPDYAVKSN, encoded by the coding sequence ATGCAGCGTCGTAGCTTGATCAAGGCTTTTACTTTGTCGGCATCCATTGCCGCCATGGGTTTGACCTGGACCGTGCAGGCCGCCGAGACCATCAAGGTCGGCATCCTGCACTCGTTGTCGGGGACCATGGCGATCTCCGAAACTTCGCTTAAAGACATGGCGTTGATGACCATCGACGAGATCAACGCCAAGGGCGGCGTCAACGGCAAAATGCTTGAGCCGGTGGTCGTCGACCCGGCCTCGAACTGGCCGCTGTTCGCCGAGAAAGGCCGCCAGTTGCTGACCCAGGACAAGGTCGCCGTGGTGTTCGGCTGCTGGACCTCGGTGTCGCGTAAATCGGTATTGCCGGTGTTTGAAGAACTCAACGGCTTGCTGTTCTACCCGGTGCAATACGAAGGCGAAGAGATGTCGCCCAACGTGTTCTATACCGGTGCAGCACCCAACCAGCAGGCGATCCCAGCGGTGGAGTACCTGATGAGCGAAGAAGGCGGCGGCGCCAAGCGCTTCTTCCTGCTCGGCACCGACTACGTGTACCCGCGCACCACCAACAAGATTTTGCGCTCGTTCCTGCATTCCAAAGGCGTCGCCGATAAAGACATCGAAGAGGTCTACACCCCGTTCGGCCACGCCGATTACCAGACCATCGTGGCCAACATCAAAAAGTTCTCTGCAGGCGGCAAAACTGCCGTGATCTCCACCGTGAACGGCGACTCCAACGTGCCGTTCTACAAAGAACTGGCCAACCAGGGCCTGAAGGCGACCGACGTACCGGTGGTGGCCTTCTCCGTGGGTGAAGAAGAGCTGCGCGGCATCGACACCAAGCCGCTGGTGGGCAACCTCGCCGCCTGGAACTACTTCCAGTCAGTGGAGAACCCGGTGAACAAAAAGTTCGTCGCCGACTGGAAGGCTTACGCCAAGGCCCACAACCTGCCAGGCGCGGATAAAGCCGTGACCAATGACCCGATGGAAGCCACTTACGTGGGCATCCACATGTGGGCGCAAGCGGCGCAGAAAGCCAAGTCCACCGACGTCGACAAAGTGCGTGAAGCGCTGGCCGGGCAGACCTTTGCCGCGCCGTCGGGCTTCACCCTGACCATGGACAAAACCAACCACCACCTGCACAAGCCGGTGATGATCGGCGAGATCCAGGCCGATGGGCAGTTCTCGGTGGTGTGGCAGACCCAGGAGCCGATTCGGGCGCAGCCGTGGAGCCCGTACATCCCGGGGAATGACAAAAAACCCGACTACGCCGTCAAGAGCAACTAA
- a CDS encoding DUF4329 domain-containing protein — translation MNAQLSPKAFIQQVAAAGELTVLEASNVWDKVGAVTPAWRPFSKIPVPVLSPAFITAADAARWAHEAIGARRDVEYGGVILKRGNRYYATEPLPDQHESFDHGLLLAKDSEGNFIAPDDYSAEAFYHSHPANATKIREQFRSFTPDQVQLFNNFYSVADQLFSFKQRAFAKTHYFSGPDNVLLKYVSSGSALEKTWEQQLRTGTVEASSDFENMIWKLAEAGELSVLIGHGVWGGVRGQVKKGWRINTPVTLGSAVLQQPFFTSVFPTSETAVLSALLTSGPLDAGAMGFVLKHTREDVYVATLAVPKTQPLFSPNKVFLERPGGKLRLPSNFRLAAIYFRSWYENDEVAAREKWLASTFFTPAQVVAAARQARATLDVQDSARGLSLYMHASDGALLTFKVPEVTAMLELVGQKNDGELDDNGAQAALAAGTLSPRTYVRRVIAATDLSVVQAGGLWRRVGGVDNRSDLLTSFYTATLSRSFLSARDAAVYAHERIGTRRDRYYGGYVLKGEDGRFVITEPMESAANPFAFTLFFPRDNQGPLIPPEPYVLQGRYGSHTALSMIDPGWVARRRWTRDEAQTNLQVFSDDEMYSIIPAGRVAYLSGARDCLLEYTPNNSPEERILLANIGPHAGDNSLGKRLDSGQIRPLDWVRRLAQAGDFKIILGNPLWGPRSVVYSDWTPNFDYAPRSGAPTYATYGAVFASADEAARNLHGRVHARNFAEPACFAFILKRRDQEQYIASEVVGVSQQNKLFNLNSLFEPKAEGGYRLPDGFVLHGLFRSQQWSPAGLNTSYAWLTLFFITPQVLYVALYEANRSGVTNLPIYCSTLDGALLRYVPSPVDVKAGGPAETLLTQAQEELNSGKKTPSAFVREWALRGRLHVIRTSQCWDKKGVVATTWTGYETLAPRRLSPAFSSPDDAARHAAALVGNGHRRRYGGVILRLGNRLFASTNPLAIPPQGLALHWIYPEHAAEVGLYPGGSTIVARYRSEVDQEVPLLLSSTQKSIYKSMIPSAVLSNLLHREAHIKREYVFGANGSILSYELSGTEEERQLKSRLGPLNLAKGDYGDNGVEQQLRSGALSPQAFITEVAKAGKLYVVEGDQTWGQPRQITANFVPNQFRPNAGDIRQVFFDSPCGPIFTRALDAVRYAQRAWKPHTDVAFGYVLKSVNKPLYMTTLALVRDNLADFEQVFVDGQLPQGYVLDGLYLCASTVAIASAEDEMARSFLPPQYLAKALNFMTSARNVNVLPLYVACSDGALLTYVFPKTASLSDWTRTAHLDRTHLLEGTLTVRDYVRRLAGAGELSIRVTSDVWGRKERVTAEWVPKKAPHAFADDPRLHSFCGPLFLYPDDAARYAEGLVAPFSTQQYLGAVLVPGLTQGYVALDPVEDQGTGDTSTLQLLFWIDHAGFDVPDTHELKTYKISAVQAFYKTIASTSSLEPIDTSLLANFVSKDDLRDYVSVIKSNFPDAKSCYLSCRGGALLKYVPAFTEAETRVLAPGAAPDPRVLVNQLRGQGSLSVLVTDAFWTRLGVLGEEWNISEVQAELEAEEFWYSRTRDEL, via the coding sequence ATGAACGCCCAACTCAGCCCCAAAGCGTTTATCCAGCAAGTGGCGGCTGCAGGTGAGTTGACGGTGCTGGAAGCCAGTAATGTGTGGGACAAGGTCGGCGCCGTGACGCCTGCTTGGCGGCCCTTCTCAAAGATTCCCGTGCCCGTTCTCAGCCCGGCCTTTATCACCGCCGCCGACGCCGCCCGTTGGGCCCATGAGGCTATCGGCGCGAGGCGCGACGTCGAATATGGCGGTGTCATTCTCAAACGTGGTAACCGCTACTACGCGACCGAGCCCCTACCGGACCAGCACGAAAGCTTTGACCATGGGTTGTTGTTGGCCAAGGACAGTGAGGGCAACTTCATCGCGCCTGATGATTACAGCGCCGAGGCGTTCTATCACTCCCATCCCGCCAACGCGACAAAAATCCGCGAACAGTTTCGAAGTTTCACGCCTGACCAGGTGCAGCTGTTCAACAACTTCTATTCGGTGGCGGACCAACTCTTCAGCTTCAAGCAGCGAGCGTTCGCCAAGACCCACTATTTTTCCGGGCCGGACAATGTGTTGCTCAAATACGTCAGCAGTGGTTCGGCGCTGGAAAAAACCTGGGAACAACAACTGCGCACCGGAACGGTTGAGGCCAGCAGCGATTTTGAGAACATGATTTGGAAACTGGCCGAGGCCGGCGAATTGTCGGTACTGATTGGCCATGGGGTTTGGGGCGGTGTTCGCGGCCAGGTTAAAAAAGGCTGGCGAATCAACACGCCAGTGACCCTTGGCAGTGCCGTACTGCAACAACCCTTTTTCACCTCAGTGTTCCCCACCTCGGAAACGGCCGTGCTGAGTGCGCTTTTGACTTCCGGCCCACTCGACGCGGGCGCCATGGGGTTCGTCCTCAAGCACACTCGCGAGGACGTCTATGTCGCGACGTTGGCAGTGCCCAAGACTCAGCCGCTGTTTTCGCCCAACAAAGTGTTTCTTGAACGCCCCGGCGGCAAGCTTCGATTGCCGTCCAATTTCCGCCTGGCGGCCATTTATTTCCGAAGCTGGTACGAGAACGACGAAGTCGCGGCCAGGGAAAAATGGCTGGCCAGTACCTTCTTTACGCCTGCGCAGGTTGTCGCAGCGGCCCGCCAGGCGCGGGCTACCTTGGACGTCCAGGACTCGGCTCGCGGGTTGTCGCTGTACATGCACGCCTCCGATGGCGCCCTGCTGACATTCAAGGTGCCCGAGGTCACGGCCATGTTGGAGCTGGTCGGGCAAAAAAATGACGGTGAGCTTGACGATAATGGCGCACAAGCAGCTCTGGCCGCCGGTACGCTCAGCCCGCGAACGTATGTGCGCAGGGTCATTGCGGCGACCGATCTGTCGGTGGTGCAGGCCGGAGGCCTGTGGCGCAGGGTGGGCGGGGTGGATAACCGCTCCGACCTGCTGACCTCGTTTTACACGGCGACCTTGAGTCGTTCGTTTCTTTCGGCGCGCGATGCGGCGGTGTATGCCCATGAGCGCATTGGCACTCGGCGGGACCGCTACTACGGCGGTTACGTACTCAAGGGCGAAGACGGCCGTTTTGTGATCACTGAGCCCATGGAAAGCGCGGCGAATCCATTTGCCTTCACGCTGTTTTTTCCACGCGACAACCAAGGCCCGCTTATCCCGCCAGAACCTTACGTATTGCAGGGGCGCTATGGCTCCCACACCGCCCTGTCGATGATTGACCCGGGCTGGGTCGCGCGGCGCCGTTGGACGCGGGATGAGGCACAGACCAACCTGCAGGTATTCTCTGACGATGAAATGTACTCGATCATCCCGGCCGGGCGGGTGGCGTACTTGTCGGGGGCGCGGGACTGCTTGCTGGAGTACACCCCGAACAATTCGCCTGAGGAACGGATACTGCTGGCCAATATTGGCCCGCACGCCGGTGATAACAGCCTCGGCAAGCGCCTCGACAGCGGGCAGATCCGCCCTCTCGATTGGGTCCGGCGCCTGGCTCAAGCCGGGGATTTCAAGATTATTCTGGGCAACCCGTTGTGGGGCCCACGCTCGGTGGTCTACAGCGACTGGACGCCCAACTTCGATTACGCCCCGAGGTCCGGCGCTCCCACCTACGCTACCTACGGCGCCGTATTCGCCAGTGCCGATGAGGCTGCCCGCAACCTGCATGGGCGGGTCCATGCGCGTAACTTCGCAGAGCCGGCCTGCTTTGCCTTCATCCTCAAGCGCCGGGATCAGGAACAGTACATTGCGAGTGAGGTGGTGGGCGTCAGCCAGCAGAACAAACTGTTCAATCTCAACAGCCTGTTTGAGCCCAAGGCTGAGGGCGGCTACCGCTTGCCCGATGGGTTTGTATTGCACGGGCTGTTTCGCTCGCAGCAATGGTCCCCTGCTGGGCTAAACACGTCGTACGCTTGGCTGACGCTGTTTTTTATCACGCCGCAGGTGTTGTACGTCGCGCTCTATGAAGCGAATCGAAGTGGCGTGACCAACCTGCCGATTTACTGCTCAACCCTGGATGGCGCGCTGTTGCGGTATGTGCCCTCACCGGTTGACGTTAAGGCGGGCGGCCCGGCGGAAACCTTATTGACTCAGGCGCAGGAAGAGTTGAACTCTGGTAAAAAGACGCCCTCGGCTTTCGTCAGGGAGTGGGCGCTGAGGGGCAGGCTTCATGTGATACGTACCAGCCAGTGCTGGGATAAAAAAGGCGTAGTCGCCACTACCTGGACCGGTTACGAAACCTTGGCGCCTCGCCGATTAAGCCCGGCTTTTTCCAGCCCCGATGATGCGGCCCGTCACGCGGCAGCCTTGGTGGGCAACGGGCATCGTCGGCGTTATGGCGGAGTGATCCTCAGGCTGGGCAATCGGTTGTTCGCTTCGACGAACCCTTTGGCGATTCCGCCTCAGGGCTTGGCATTGCACTGGATCTACCCTGAACACGCGGCTGAGGTGGGGCTTTATCCGGGGGGCAGTACTATTGTTGCCCGTTACCGGTCCGAGGTGGACCAAGAAGTACCGCTGCTGCTGTCCTCCACTCAGAAATCCATCTACAAGAGCATGATCCCGAGCGCAGTGCTGTCGAACCTGTTGCACCGTGAAGCCCACATCAAGCGTGAATATGTGTTCGGCGCAAATGGCTCGATCCTCAGTTACGAGCTGTCGGGCACCGAGGAGGAGAGGCAGCTCAAGAGTCGGCTTGGCCCTCTGAACCTGGCCAAGGGTGATTACGGCGACAACGGCGTCGAACAGCAACTGCGCAGCGGTGCACTCTCGCCGCAGGCGTTTATCACTGAGGTGGCGAAGGCGGGTAAATTGTATGTGGTTGAGGGCGATCAGACATGGGGGCAGCCCAGGCAGATAACAGCGAATTTTGTGCCGAATCAATTTCGCCCCAACGCCGGGGATATTCGCCAGGTGTTCTTCGACTCGCCCTGCGGGCCGATTTTTACCCGCGCGTTGGATGCTGTTCGTTACGCCCAGCGCGCGTGGAAGCCGCACACCGACGTGGCCTTCGGTTACGTGCTCAAGTCAGTCAACAAGCCGCTGTACATGACGACCTTGGCGCTTGTCAGAGATAACCTGGCCGACTTCGAGCAAGTGTTTGTCGACGGCCAGTTGCCCCAAGGCTATGTGCTCGATGGCCTGTATCTGTGCGCTTCCACGGTTGCCATCGCCTCGGCCGAGGATGAAATGGCGCGCAGCTTCCTGCCGCCCCAGTACCTCGCCAAAGCACTCAACTTCATGACCTCTGCGCGCAATGTCAATGTCCTGCCACTGTATGTGGCGTGCAGCGATGGTGCGCTGCTCACGTATGTGTTTCCCAAGACCGCGTCGCTGTCCGACTGGACCCGCACCGCGCACCTGGACCGCACGCACTTGCTCGAAGGCACCCTCACGGTGCGTGACTATGTGCGCCGCCTGGCAGGTGCGGGTGAGTTGTCCATTCGGGTGACCAGTGACGTCTGGGGCAGAAAGGAGCGAGTCACTGCCGAGTGGGTGCCAAAAAAAGCGCCCCATGCGTTTGCCGACGACCCGCGTTTGCATTCGTTTTGCGGGCCGCTGTTTCTTTACCCCGATGATGCGGCCCGCTATGCCGAAGGCTTGGTGGCGCCGTTCAGTACTCAGCAGTATTTGGGCGCGGTCCTGGTGCCTGGGCTCACGCAGGGCTACGTCGCCCTCGATCCGGTGGAGGATCAGGGCACGGGAGACACAAGTACCTTGCAACTGTTGTTCTGGATCGACCATGCCGGGTTCGACGTGCCTGACACCCATGAGCTCAAGACCTACAAAATCTCCGCTGTGCAGGCGTTCTACAAAACCATTGCTTCGACGTCCAGCCTGGAACCGATCGACACAAGCCTGTTGGCCAACTTCGTCTCCAAGGACGACCTGCGCGACTATGTGTCGGTGATCAAGAGCAACTTTCCCGACGCCAAGAGTTGTTACCTGTCCTGCCGGGGCGGTGCCCTGCTCAAGTACGTGCCGGCATTTACAGAGGCAGAAACCCGGGTTCTTGCACCAGGGGCCGCGCCAGATCCCAGGGTGCTGGTCAATCAGTTGCGCGGCCAGGGCAGTTTGTCGGTGCTGGTCACCGACGCCTTCTGGACACGTCTGGGGGTGCTGGGTGAAGAGTGGAATATCAGCGAGGTGCAGGCAGAACTGGAGGCCGAGGAGTTCTGGTACTCACGAACCAGGGACGAACTCTGA
- a CDS encoding FecCD family ABC transporter permease, which translates to MITRRYALLLSALGALLLVSCVISLGFGSARVPVDVVWRILLNKAFGIGAVNWSTGQEHIVWLIRVPRMLLGALVGAGLALIGAVLQAVTRNPLADPHLLGVTSGATLGAVIVVLHVGEVIGLLTLPIAAFVGALLSMLVVLAVASRNGRLESDRLLLCGVAVSFVMMAVANLLLFMGDHRAASAVMFWMLGGLGLARWELLAIPAATVLLGLVLLLGMARPLNALMAGEQTAVTLGLNARNVRLKVFLVASLMTGVLVSISGSIGFVGLMVPHIARRLVGAEHRRLLPVCVLLGSVFLVWVDVAARTLIAPEDLPIGVATAAIGGLFFIGLMRKR; encoded by the coding sequence ATGATCACGCGTCGCTACGCCCTGCTATTGAGTGCCCTTGGCGCGTTGTTGCTGGTGTCCTGCGTGATCTCGCTGGGGTTCGGCTCGGCGCGGGTGCCGGTGGACGTGGTGTGGCGGATTTTACTCAACAAGGCGTTCGGCATCGGTGCGGTGAACTGGAGCACGGGGCAGGAACACATCGTGTGGCTGATCCGCGTGCCGCGCATGCTGCTGGGCGCGCTGGTGGGCGCCGGGCTGGCCTTGATCGGCGCGGTGCTGCAGGCGGTGACACGCAACCCGCTGGCCGACCCGCACCTACTCGGCGTGACCTCCGGCGCCACCCTCGGCGCGGTGATCGTGGTGCTGCATGTGGGGGAAGTCATCGGCCTGCTGACCCTGCCCATCGCCGCCTTTGTCGGTGCCCTGCTGAGCATGCTGGTGGTGTTGGCCGTGGCCAGTCGTAACGGCCGCCTGGAGAGTGATCGCCTGCTGCTGTGCGGTGTGGCCGTGTCGTTCGTGATGATGGCGGTGGCCAACCTGCTGCTGTTTATGGGCGACCACCGCGCCGCGTCGGCAGTCATGTTCTGGATGCTCGGCGGCTTGGGCCTCGCGCGCTGGGAGCTGCTGGCGATCCCCGCCGCTACCGTGCTGCTGGGCTTGGTATTGCTGCTGGGCATGGCGCGGCCGTTGAATGCGTTGATGGCCGGCGAACAGACCGCCGTGACCCTGGGCCTGAACGCGCGCAACGTACGGCTCAAGGTGTTTCTGGTCGCGTCCCTGATGACCGGCGTGCTGGTGTCCATCAGCGGCTCCATCGGCTTCGTCGGGCTGATGGTGCCGCACATCGCCCGACGCCTGGTGGGCGCCGAGCACCGGCGATTGCTGCCGGTGTGCGTGCTGCTGGGCAGCGTGTTCCTGGTGTGGGTCGACGTCGCAGCACGCACCCTCATCGCCCCCGAAGACCTGCCCATTGGCGTGGCGACGGCGGCGATTGGCGGGTTGTTTTTTATCGGTTTGATGCGCAAGCGCTGA
- a CDS encoding ABC transporter substrate-binding protein, with protein sequence MTLRALLSLALLFGTAQAFADATHYPVTLKSCNRDVTFQQAPKHAVSHDINMTQMMLALGLKPNMAGYSGVTGWKSVTPEMAEHLEGLPELASKYPSVETLLNANVDFFFAGWDYGMRVGGDLTPQTLQPLGITVYELTESCAFVMKRPAATLEDTYNDVRNLGKIFDVQDRANALIAQMQAQVAEVQKDLPADKPRVFLYDSGEDRAMTSGRLGMPQALIDAAGGRNILDDIDASWTRVNWETVVERNPQVIVIVDYSEITADQKEKFLLNNPALQSVDAIKNQRFIVIPYVQATPGIDNVLAVETLAKGFHGE encoded by the coding sequence ATGACCCTGCGCGCCCTGCTGTCTCTCGCCTTGCTGTTCGGCACTGCCCAAGCGTTCGCCGACGCGACCCATTACCCGGTGACCCTCAAAAGCTGCAACCGCGATGTGACCTTTCAGCAGGCGCCCAAACACGCGGTCAGCCACGACATCAACATGACCCAGATGATGCTCGCCCTGGGCCTCAAGCCAAACATGGCTGGCTACAGCGGCGTCACTGGCTGGAAGTCGGTAACGCCCGAAATGGCCGAGCACCTCGAAGGCCTGCCGGAGCTGGCGAGCAAGTACCCGTCGGTGGAAACCCTGCTCAATGCCAACGTAGATTTCTTCTTCGCCGGCTGGGACTACGGCATGCGCGTGGGCGGCGACCTCACGCCGCAAACCCTGCAACCCTTGGGCATCACCGTGTATGAGCTGACCGAGTCGTGCGCGTTCGTGATGAAGCGCCCGGCTGCCACGCTGGAAGACACCTATAACGACGTGCGCAACCTGGGCAAGATCTTCGATGTGCAAGACCGCGCCAACGCACTGATCGCACAGATGCAGGCGCAAGTGGCCGAGGTGCAAAAAGACCTGCCCGCCGACAAGCCACGCGTATTTCTCTACGACAGCGGTGAAGACCGCGCCATGACCTCAGGCCGCCTGGGCATGCCGCAGGCGCTGATCGATGCAGCCGGCGGGCGCAATATTCTCGATGACATCGACGCCAGCTGGACCCGCGTCAACTGGGAAACCGTGGTGGAACGCAACCCGCAGGTGATCGTGATCGTCGACTACAGCGAAATCACTGCTGATCAAAAAGAGAAATTCCTGCTCAACAACCCGGCCCTGCAATCAGTGGACGCGATCAAGAACCAGCGTTTTATCGTGATCCCCTACGTGCAGGCCACGCCGGGTATCGACAATGTGCTGGCGGTTGAAACCCTGGCCAAGGGGTTCCACGGCGAATGA
- a CDS encoding ABC transporter ATP-binding protein gives MTSLTLTDLAWTPPGHDHCLHQFQLRDASLQVGAGEFVGLIGPNGSGKTSLLRCAYRFSKPEHGDVLLEHQNVWKHSAKWCAQRIAVVLQEFPDAFGLRVDEVVAMGRTPHKGLFDSDTLHDQQLVRSVLASVGMQDFEDHAFATLSGGEKQRVILARALAQQPQLLILDEPTNHLDPRYQLELLRLVKRLNIGTLASIHDLNLAAAFCDRLYVINHGRIVASGPPHEVLTVELLREVFAVDALIDTHPLSGYPRITWITQP, from the coding sequence ATGACCTCGCTCACCCTCACCGACCTTGCCTGGACACCACCGGGCCACGACCACTGCCTGCACCAGTTCCAGCTGCGTGACGCCAGCCTGCAGGTCGGTGCGGGGGAGTTTGTCGGGCTGATCGGCCCCAATGGCAGTGGCAAGACCAGCCTGCTGCGCTGCGCCTATCGCTTCAGCAAACCGGAACACGGCGACGTGTTGCTTGAGCATCAGAATGTGTGGAAGCACAGTGCAAAGTGGTGCGCGCAACGCATCGCCGTGGTGCTACAGGAATTCCCCGACGCCTTCGGTTTGCGCGTGGATGAAGTGGTCGCCATGGGCCGCACGCCCCACAAGGGTTTGTTCGACAGCGACACGCTGCACGACCAACAGCTTGTTCGCAGCGTGTTGGCGTCGGTCGGCATGCAGGACTTCGAAGACCATGCCTTCGCCACCCTTTCGGGCGGTGAAAAACAGCGAGTGATCCTGGCCCGCGCCCTGGCCCAGCAACCCCAACTGCTGATCCTCGACGAGCCGACCAACCACCTCGACCCACGCTATCAGCTGGAGTTGTTGCGGCTGGTAAAACGTTTGAACATCGGCACGTTGGCCAGCATCCACGACCTGAACCTGGCCGCCGCCTTCTGTGATCGCCTGTACGTGATCAACCACGGGCGCATTGTCGCCAGCGGCCCTCCCCACGAAGTGCTTACCGTCGAATTGCTGCGCGAGGTATTTGCCGTCGACGCCCTGATCGACACCCATCCTTTGTCCGGCTACCCCCGAATCACCTGGATAACCCAACCATGA